In Listeria swaminathanii, the following are encoded in one genomic region:
- a CDS encoding ABC transporter ATP-binding protein, which produces MNYIKVNHLTKVINNHTVLDDIDFELKQGGIYSFIGHNGSGKTMLFRALCGFIAPTSGEVTINGVNISKTKSFPEKTGIIIETPGFLANYTGYKNLEYLASIRNKIGEKEILAALEKVGLAGKEDLKVKKYSLGMRQRLGIAQAIMEDPDLLIFDEPTNSLDKAGSQSFIDLILDLKEKGKTILLASHHIADIDGISDEIFEMEAGQIINRRKA; this is translated from the coding sequence ATGAATTATATAAAAGTTAATCATTTAACAAAAGTAATCAACAACCATACTGTTCTAGATGATATTGATTTTGAATTAAAGCAAGGTGGGATTTATTCGTTCATAGGTCATAATGGCTCTGGGAAAACGATGCTATTTAGGGCGCTGTGTGGATTTATTGCGCCAACAAGTGGTGAAGTTACAATTAATGGAGTTAATATTAGTAAAACTAAATCTTTTCCAGAAAAGACAGGGATTATTATTGAAACACCAGGATTTTTAGCTAATTATACAGGTTATAAAAATTTAGAATACTTGGCTTCTATTCGAAATAAAATAGGAGAAAAGGAGATACTTGCTGCGTTAGAAAAAGTTGGCCTTGCTGGAAAAGAGGATTTGAAAGTAAAAAAATATTCACTTGGAATGAGACAACGACTTGGCATTGCTCAAGCTATTATGGAAGATCCAGATTTACTAATATTTGATGAACCAACAAATTCACTAGATAAAGCTGGCAGTCAGAGTTTTATTGACTTGATTTTAGATTTAAAAGAAAAAGGAAAAACGATTCTATTAGCAAGCCATCATATTGCCGATATTGATGGAATATCAGATGAAATATTTGAAATGGAAGCAGGTCAGATAATAAATAGGAGAAAAGCATGA
- a CDS encoding BglG family transcription antiterminator, which produces MVQFDARNMALLESLVVANVYLAPEKLQEELGISKRTLQYDVEKINKELDNIGLDGIQSVRGQGYYLLEEEKSTMKEILENRGASHKVFSASERRIRILFFLLVTDARVIIDTINECNEVSRNTSLQDIKQLKLALKQFNLELIYDRKNGNMVLGDERSIRQFFIHYCMNNEEIATADQLLDLMKINPMIKNQELFPNLDTIFEILAVTEKKIGIRYTDEVIERIGIMIFFFKERMKRDCYLNEQEEHEVESFDIAQEIYEQLQQTEDFSINHAEITYLGKLLLGASRLNDDAAATGKLDIIVEKIIAEFERLACVNFEDHRNLKKDLLLHLQPAYYRLKFQIEWINPLRTDIKQSYSDVYEITKKSLEPLEELLGETIPEDEIAYVTILFGGYLSRKNNTLVERKKLLIVCSKGVGTSRMIERQLSQLLGERVEILEPISIREFEKGLYAPDFIVSTLPIMEPKAPVFIVSPILTEAQKQQLMKAIAPHILQKDSDARMLSSVLDVVDQYAKVEDREKLAAKLKSVLFQVQSDSQLEKSPTLEELLPKERITFQESVADWREAIQVASKSLQQEGYISRNYQHAMIENIEKLGPYIVIAPGIALPHASVDDGAYRVGMSLLRLDKPVSFSSKAKDQVKLIIVLASIDSYTHINALSQLTNLIMKHHLLEQIEQAESAAEIAAMLTIK; this is translated from the coding sequence GTGGTACAATTTGATGCTCGAAATATGGCGTTACTCGAATCGCTCGTCGTGGCGAATGTATATCTTGCACCTGAGAAGTTACAAGAAGAGCTAGGCATTTCCAAACGAACACTTCAATATGATGTGGAAAAAATTAATAAAGAATTAGATAATATAGGGCTTGATGGCATTCAATCTGTGCGAGGGCAAGGGTATTATTTATTAGAAGAAGAAAAATCAACAATGAAAGAAATCCTTGAAAATAGGGGAGCGAGCCACAAAGTTTTTTCAGCTAGTGAACGCCGCATCCGTATTTTATTTTTTCTGCTCGTAACAGATGCGCGAGTGATTATTGATACGATTAATGAATGCAATGAAGTCAGTCGTAACACCAGTTTGCAGGACATTAAACAATTAAAATTAGCGCTTAAACAGTTTAATTTAGAGCTTATCTATGATCGGAAAAATGGCAATATGGTTCTTGGTGATGAGCGTAGTATCCGCCAATTTTTCATTCATTACTGCATGAATAACGAAGAAATCGCGACCGCAGACCAGTTACTTGATTTGATGAAAATTAATCCGATGATAAAAAATCAGGAGCTATTTCCCAATTTGGATACGATTTTTGAAATTCTAGCTGTGACGGAGAAAAAAATCGGTATTCGTTATACAGATGAAGTTATTGAGCGGATTGGCATTATGATTTTCTTCTTTAAAGAGCGGATGAAGCGTGATTGTTATTTAAATGAGCAGGAAGAACATGAGGTGGAATCTTTTGATATTGCGCAGGAAATTTATGAGCAATTGCAGCAAACGGAGGATTTTTCAATCAACCATGCGGAAATTACTTATTTAGGTAAACTTTTGCTTGGGGCTAGTCGTTTGAATGATGATGCGGCCGCTACAGGAAAACTTGATATTATTGTTGAGAAAATTATTGCTGAATTTGAACGCCTTGCCTGTGTGAATTTTGAAGATCATCGCAATTTGAAAAAAGATTTATTGCTGCATTTACAGCCAGCTTATTATCGGCTTAAATTCCAAATCGAATGGATTAATCCGCTGCGTACAGATATTAAACAAAGTTATAGTGACGTTTACGAAATTACAAAAAAATCATTAGAACCGTTAGAAGAATTACTCGGTGAAACAATTCCGGAAGACGAAATAGCTTACGTGACGATTTTGTTCGGCGGCTATCTTTCGCGTAAAAATAATACGTTAGTTGAGCGCAAAAAGCTGTTAATTGTGTGCTCTAAAGGCGTTGGAACTTCGCGAATGATTGAACGTCAATTGTCGCAATTGCTCGGCGAACGGGTAGAAATTTTAGAGCCAATTTCGATTCGTGAGTTTGAAAAAGGGCTGTACGCGCCAGACTTTATCGTTTCTACATTGCCAATTATGGAACCGAAAGCGCCGGTTTTTATCGTGAGCCCGATTTTAACTGAAGCGCAAAAGCAGCAATTAATGAAGGCAATTGCGCCGCACATTTTACAAAAGGATTCAGACGCGCGCATGTTGTCGTCGGTGTTAGACGTGGTGGATCAATATGCCAAAGTGGAAGATCGTGAAAAATTGGCGGCTAAACTAAAATCGGTTTTATTCCAAGTGCAATCAGATAGCCAGCTAGAAAAATCACCAACACTTGAAGAACTTTTACCGAAAGAACGTATTACTTTTCAAGAAAGTGTGGCTGATTGGCGTGAAGCTATCCAAGTTGCCTCGAAATCGCTACAACAAGAAGGTTATATCTCGAGAAACTATCAGCATGCGATGATTGAAAATATTGAGAAACTAGGCCCATACATCGTCATTGCGCCGGGGATTGCCCTTCCGCATGCTTCGGTGGACGACGGGGCATATCGGGTTGGCATGAGCTTGCTAAGGCTGGATAAGCCAGTTTCATTTTCGAGTAAGGCGAAGGATCAAGTTAAATTAATTATTGTGCTCGCTTCCATTGACTCCTACACACATATTAATGCGCTGAGCCAGCTGACTAATTTGATTATGAAACATCACTTGCTTGAGCAGATTGAACAGGCAGAGTCAGCAGCAGAAATTGCCGCAATGTTAACAATAAAATAA
- a CDS encoding PTS sugar transporter subunit IIA, with translation MSFLNKELVNLHGTAKNADEAIVQAGELLVNAGYVSEQYVEKMVESYHENGAYFVIAPQIAIPHARPTDGVENSAVSLVVLKDGVNFGHAANDPVRLVFGLAATSSEAHLKVIQKIVSLLSNSENIEKMIHSEDYQVIGELVEG, from the coding sequence ATGTCTTTTTTGAATAAAGAGCTTGTGAATCTGCATGGAACAGCCAAAAACGCTGACGAAGCTATCGTGCAAGCTGGAGAATTATTAGTGAATGCAGGTTATGTGAGCGAGCAGTATGTAGAAAAAATGGTGGAATCTTATCATGAAAATGGTGCGTACTTTGTCATTGCACCTCAAATAGCAATTCCTCATGCAAGACCAACTGATGGTGTGGAAAACTCTGCAGTATCACTAGTCGTTCTAAAAGATGGTGTGAATTTCGGACACGCCGCAAATGATCCTGTGCGATTAGTATTCGGACTTGCAGCAACGTCAAGCGAGGCACATTTAAAAGTCATTCAAAAAATTGTCTCCTTGCTTAGTAACAGCGAGAACATTGAAAAAATGATTCATTCAGAAGATTATCAAGTAATTGGAGAATTAGTGGAGGGATAA
- a CDS encoding PTS sugar transporter subunit IIB, producing MKILAVCGLGQGTSLILRMNVETVLRDMGVDADVEHIDVSAARSMNVDIIVTSQELAETLGTDTGAKVVIVNNYFDNAEIKNALSAAINS from the coding sequence ATGAAAATTTTAGCAGTGTGTGGACTTGGTCAAGGGACAAGCTTAATTTTACGAATGAATGTAGAAACAGTTTTGCGTGACATGGGAGTGGACGCAGATGTAGAGCACATTGATGTATCCGCTGCTCGCTCGATGAACGTTGATATTATCGTGACAAGCCAAGAACTAGCAGAAACGCTTGGAACAGATACAGGCGCCAAAGTAGTCATCGTCAACAACTATTTTGACAACGCCGAAATTAAAAATGCATTATCTGCAGCAATCAATAGTTAA
- a CDS encoding PTS ascorbate transporter subunit IIC encodes MEIITWIANNFFGTPAILLGFIVLLGLLLQKKNLSQVISGTFKAIIGFLIINAGAAVITGSLGSFEPMWKEVFGLETPPLAGFLGQEAFNAKFGSAVTLAMTLGFLVNVLLARFTPFKYIYLTGHMMFWTTTIFAGITVQAVGGDIPFWGLVLFLAVIMGLYWTLQPAITQPFLRKITGNDNVALGHTSSSVAILSALLGKVFGNKKNDAEHINLPKKLEFLRDSNVITALTMGILFVVGAVILMVKKTPGAEKLIAEAGNQSFIVYSIVQSFTFAAGIAIVLVGVRMFIGEIVPAFNGIATKLVPGAKPALDAPIVYPYAPNSVIIGFLGAFIGAIIWLVVLGNTVGYVFVPTMIVLFFHGAVAGVFGNSTGGIRGALIGGFLTATVVAWGQYIMVTFFINTTVPDTAMWAADSDMFILGPIVSMLAKLFF; translated from the coding sequence ATGGAGATTATTACGTGGATTGCCAATAACTTTTTTGGAACCCCAGCCATACTTTTAGGTTTTATCGTACTTCTCGGGTTACTTTTACAAAAGAAAAATTTAAGCCAAGTTATTAGCGGAACTTTTAAAGCTATTATCGGATTCTTAATTATCAACGCTGGTGCGGCTGTTATTACTGGTTCACTGGGCAGTTTCGAACCAATGTGGAAAGAGGTATTTGGACTAGAAACACCACCGCTTGCAGGGTTTTTAGGTCAAGAAGCCTTTAATGCAAAATTTGGTAGTGCGGTAACACTTGCGATGACACTTGGATTTTTAGTCAACGTATTATTAGCAAGATTTACCCCGTTTAAGTACATTTATTTAACTGGTCATATGATGTTCTGGACAACGACAATTTTTGCAGGGATTACTGTGCAAGCTGTCGGCGGAGATATTCCGTTCTGGGGGCTGGTGCTCTTCTTAGCAGTAATTATGGGGCTTTACTGGACACTCCAACCAGCAATTACACAACCATTTTTGCGTAAAATTACTGGGAACGATAATGTCGCATTAGGCCATACTTCATCCAGTGTAGCGATTCTATCCGCTTTACTAGGGAAAGTATTCGGAAATAAGAAAAATGATGCTGAACATATTAACTTACCGAAAAAATTAGAGTTCTTGCGTGACTCGAACGTTATTACAGCTCTTACAATGGGGATTCTGTTCGTAGTTGGTGCAGTAATCCTGATGGTGAAGAAAACACCGGGAGCAGAGAAATTAATCGCAGAAGCTGGAAATCAAAGCTTCATCGTATACTCGATCGTTCAGTCCTTTACGTTTGCAGCGGGTATCGCCATTGTCCTTGTGGGTGTGCGGATGTTTATCGGTGAAATCGTACCAGCCTTCAACGGTATTGCGACAAAACTTGTACCGGGTGCGAAACCAGCACTAGATGCGCCAATCGTTTATCCTTATGCACCAAACTCCGTAATCATCGGTTTCCTAGGAGCATTCATTGGAGCGATTATCTGGTTAGTTGTACTTGGAAATACAGTTGGTTACGTATTTGTGCCAACGATGATTGTTCTCTTCTTCCACGGAGCAGTTGCTGGGGTATTCGGTAACTCGACTGGTGGGATTAGAGGAGCGCTGATAGGTGGATTCTTAACAGCTACGGTTGTTGCTTGGGGTCAATATATTATGGTTACATTCTTTATCAATACGACGGTTCCAGATACAGCAATGTGGGCAGCCGACTCAGATATGTTTATCCTCGGACCAATTGTCAGCATGTTAGCGAAGTTATTCTTTTAA
- a CDS encoding phosphotriesterase family protein: MSFIRTFYGDIAPDQLGFTYSHEHIVCVPAYWQERDADDLLLDDKEKSQLDVQDFADLGGKTIVDATAVDYGRRVLDVAQISKETGIQIVGTAGFNKSFLWDGKIKPELKPIIGDFETYYEWIENTSTEKLTEFVVNEVENGLEGTPYKAGQVKFGTGYNMITPLEEKTIRAVARAHHETKAPIHSHTEAGTMALEQIEILKQENIPLEYLSIGHMDRNLDPYYHKQVAKTGAFMSFDGIAKIKYAPESARIAAILYLVSEGFEDQILVSGDTARKTYYKHYGHGPGLEYIAKKWVPRFIDEANEKGFDGEKLVKKFFVDNPARCFTFKK; this comes from the coding sequence ATGAGTTTTATTCGTACTTTTTATGGAGATATTGCCCCAGATCAATTGGGCTTCACTTATTCACATGAGCATATTGTCTGCGTACCGGCTTACTGGCAAGAACGAGATGCTGACGATTTACTTTTAGATGATAAAGAAAAATCGCAGCTAGACGTACAAGATTTCGCAGACTTAGGCGGAAAAACGATTGTCGATGCGACCGCGGTTGATTACGGCAGACGCGTCCTTGATGTAGCGCAAATTTCCAAAGAAACCGGCATTCAAATCGTTGGGACAGCGGGATTTAACAAAAGTTTCTTATGGGATGGGAAAATTAAGCCGGAACTGAAACCAATCATCGGCGATTTTGAAACCTATTATGAATGGATTGAAAATACTTCAACGGAAAAACTAACGGAATTTGTCGTAAATGAAGTGGAAAATGGGCTTGAAGGAACGCCGTATAAGGCCGGTCAGGTGAAATTTGGAACGGGCTACAATATGATTACACCTTTAGAAGAAAAGACGATACGCGCGGTTGCAAGAGCACATCATGAAACCAAAGCACCGATTCATTCCCATACAGAAGCGGGAACGATGGCGCTCGAGCAAATCGAAATTTTAAAACAAGAAAATATCCCGTTAGAATATCTATCTATTGGGCATATGGACCGCAACCTCGACCCGTATTATCATAAGCAAGTTGCAAAAACAGGCGCATTCATGTCATTCGACGGCATTGCCAAAATTAAATACGCACCAGAAAGTGCTCGTATTGCCGCGATTCTATATTTAGTTTCGGAAGGGTTTGAAGATCAAATTCTAGTTAGTGGCGATACTGCGCGAAAAACATACTATAAACATTACGGTCACGGCCCAGGACTCGAATACATCGCCAAAAAATGGGTGCCACGCTTTATCGATGAAGCAAACGAAAAAGGCTTTGACGGAGAGAAATTAGTCAAAAAATTCTTCGTGGATAACCCAGCTAGATGCTTTACATTTAAAAAATAG
- a CDS encoding creatininase family protein, with the protein MLYADENSFDIGAKITKTKPVILPIGAVEAHGPHLPLGTDNILASEYSAKIAAETDGFVLPILPYGQVWSLQDFPGSLTLSNETVTKVVVEIGESLYKQGFRLFVPVSGHLGNMAALKDAARELYAKYPDMIILHIFYPNIQKLAMDVREGTANHHTYIHACEIETSLMLYLSPENADMSRAIDDPPVLPIDADFTPTPWQNFTKTAVLGEATLATAEKGEYLIEKTLKTCVELIKLEQEKIRKSTKME; encoded by the coding sequence GTGTTATATGCAGATGAAAATTCATTTGATATTGGCGCGAAAATCACGAAAACAAAACCAGTCATTTTGCCAATAGGAGCGGTTGAAGCGCACGGACCACATTTGCCACTAGGGACAGACAATATTTTAGCGTCAGAATATTCTGCGAAAATAGCGGCGGAAACAGACGGATTCGTGCTTCCGATATTACCGTACGGCCAAGTTTGGAGCTTGCAAGATTTTCCGGGAAGTTTGACATTATCGAATGAAACGGTCACCAAAGTAGTCGTGGAAATCGGTGAAAGTCTTTATAAACAAGGGTTCCGGCTGTTTGTGCCAGTGAGTGGACACCTTGGAAATATGGCGGCACTCAAAGATGCGGCGCGCGAACTATATGCCAAATACCCCGATATGATTATCCTGCACATTTTTTACCCGAATATCCAAAAATTAGCAATGGATGTGCGCGAAGGAACAGCCAATCACCATACGTACATTCATGCTTGTGAAATTGAAACATCACTCATGCTCTATTTATCCCCAGAAAATGCAGATATGAGTCGTGCGATTGATGATCCGCCAGTTTTACCAATTGATGCGGATTTCACCCCAACACCATGGCAAAACTTCACCAAGACAGCAGTTTTAGGAGAAGCAACTTTAGCGACGGCAGAAAAAGGCGAATACTTGATTGAAAAAACGTTAAAAACATGTGTGGAGTTGATAAAGCTTGAACAAGAAAAAATTCGAAAGTCTACCAAAATGGAATAA
- a CDS encoding KDGP aldolase yields MNKKKFESLPKWNNFALFNFLAKDKENSREVMEAAHGFAVPGIVATNYETAEEAAVVIKELQTTAAVVSVGLGGGGDWQNWRDVLHIARLASNSHINQPIETAGLTNDLLPETFTNALVRPTGKVGIVRLSSGDEITAEEAVNYCLSANIPSIKFMSIEGTKYLDELVYLTKIAAEKGIYGIEPAGGIGADNILEITTAIKSTGIPFYMPHIFGKTIDKATGRTKPEEIEKIFAALEGK; encoded by the coding sequence TTGAACAAGAAAAAATTCGAAAGTCTACCAAAATGGAATAATTTTGCGCTATTTAATTTTTTAGCGAAAGATAAGGAAAATAGCCGAGAAGTCATGGAAGCGGCGCATGGTTTCGCAGTACCGGGAATCGTCGCAACGAACTATGAAACAGCCGAAGAAGCGGCCGTTGTGATTAAAGAACTACAAACTACAGCGGCGGTCGTGAGTGTGGGTCTTGGTGGTGGCGGGGACTGGCAAAACTGGCGCGATGTGCTTCATATCGCCCGCCTTGCTTCAAACAGCCATATCAACCAACCAATCGAAACAGCGGGATTAACAAATGACTTGCTCCCAGAAACTTTCACTAATGCGCTCGTTCGACCAACCGGAAAAGTCGGTATCGTTCGTTTATCTTCCGGCGACGAAATCACGGCCGAAGAAGCTGTCAATTACTGCCTATCTGCCAACATCCCATCGATTAAATTTATGAGCATCGAAGGCACAAAATATTTAGACGAACTAGTTTATTTAACAAAAATCGCGGCCGAGAAAGGCATTTACGGTATTGAGCCAGCTGGTGGAATTGGGGCCGATAACATCCTTGAAATAACAACCGCCATCAAATCAACCGGTATTCCATTCTACATGCCGCACATTTTCGGCAAAACAATTGATAAAGCAACAGGTCGGACGAAGCCAGAAGAAATTGAGAAAATTTTTGCCGCATTGGAGGGGAAATAA
- a CDS encoding SIS domain-containing protein, which translates to MINNYIDITVRLLENILDNEADYVKEAGAKVAESIENDGVIHLFGCGHSHILTEEVFYRAGGLAAIHPILHEPLMLHEGAAASSVLERKNDYAKTFMAEEDIRPGDVMIVLSTSGRNPVPIDVAEIAREKGAFVIVITSLQYSASQKSRHVSGKRLSDTGDIVIDNGAVKGDAVLKSANFDIAFAPTSTVTGAVILQSIFAEAIEKMVNDNYTPPVFISGNVENADAHNQALVDKYNERIPLLGMNL; encoded by the coding sequence ATGATTAATAACTACATCGATATTACGGTGCGCTTATTAGAAAATATTCTTGATAATGAAGCGGATTACGTAAAAGAAGCAGGAGCCAAAGTTGCCGAGTCTATCGAAAACGATGGTGTTATCCATTTGTTTGGCTGCGGTCACTCCCATATTTTAACAGAAGAAGTATTTTATAGAGCAGGCGGATTAGCGGCAATTCATCCAATTTTACATGAACCGTTAATGCTCCACGAAGGTGCCGCGGCGTCTTCCGTACTCGAACGCAAAAATGATTATGCGAAGACGTTTATGGCGGAGGAGGATATTCGCCCGGGTGATGTTATGATTGTGTTATCAACATCGGGTCGCAATCCCGTACCAATTGATGTTGCGGAAATCGCCCGTGAAAAAGGTGCCTTTGTCATCGTGATTACCTCGCTGCAATATTCAGCCAGCCAAAAATCACGCCACGTATCTGGCAAAAGACTATCCGATACAGGTGATATTGTAATTGATAATGGTGCTGTTAAAGGCGACGCAGTACTAAAATCCGCGAACTTTGATATCGCATTCGCCCCAACATCAACCGTAACTGGCGCAGTCATCTTGCAATCTATTTTTGCAGAAGCGATTGAAAAAATGGTAAACGATAATTATACGCCACCAGTATTTATTAGCGGAAATGTCGAAAACGCCGATGCGCATAACCAAGCACTTGTTGATAAATATAACGAACGTATTCCGCTTCTTGGAATGAATTTATAA
- a CDS encoding SMI1/KNR4 family protein: MLTTRKALYYLDKGKTKDAIRLLETCWNQEVTVENRRDIFSATVLLSDVLYQRGERFPEIYQHLMSILEDMQDLEAVDFEREKATQILAELDEYFSEVGTFFQDHSLTELWVKSDYKNDYNDVYPTRQRVADIEAELGHKLPESYIYLMRHTQNGGIVSTDSVPTTEPSSWAENCVAITGIMGIGNRGISTLNGSFNTKFWMEEWGYPDVGLAIADCPSAGHDMVFLDYRECGKTGEPTVVHIDQEGDYKIIKLADNFEAFIMSLYIEEY; encoded by the coding sequence ATGCTTACAACGAGAAAAGCATTATATTATTTAGACAAAGGAAAAACAAAAGATGCTATTCGCTTACTTGAAACTTGTTGGAATCAAGAAGTGACAGTCGAAAATAGAAGAGATATATTTTCAGCGACTGTATTGCTCAGTGACGTGTTATACCAAAGAGGCGAACGTTTCCCAGAAATCTATCAACATCTAATGTCGATTTTAGAAGACATGCAAGATCTGGAAGCAGTTGATTTTGAACGCGAAAAAGCGACGCAGATTTTAGCTGAATTAGATGAATATTTTAGTGAAGTAGGCACATTTTTCCAAGATCATAGTTTAACCGAGCTTTGGGTGAAATCCGATTATAAAAATGACTATAATGATGTGTATCCAACACGACAAAGAGTGGCTGACATCGAAGCAGAACTTGGGCATAAGTTGCCTGAATCATATATCTACTTAATGCGTCATACCCAAAACGGAGGGATAGTATCAACGGATTCTGTACCTACGACAGAGCCAAGTTCATGGGCAGAGAATTGTGTAGCTATTACTGGAATCATGGGAATAGGGAATCGTGGAATTTCTACATTGAATGGATCATTCAATACAAAATTTTGGATGGAAGAGTGGGGTTATCCTGACGTTGGTTTAGCCATTGCTGATTGTCCTTCTGCCGGTCACGATATGGTTTTCTTAGATTACCGAGAATGCGGCAAAACAGGCGAGCCAACAGTTGTTCACATTGATCAAGAAGGTGATTATAAGATAATTAAGCTAGCGGATAATTTTGAAGCGTTCATTATGAGTTTGTATATAGAAGAATATTAA